The genomic window GATAAGAGCTGTAACTGTTTGCATGGAATGCAAATGTGTTGGAGTATCTGTCctaatattttaacaaaactAAATTTCTATGTTGATCATATATGGCATTTATGACATTTATCTTGTGCTCAATACAAATGTCAGATATCTATATACATTTGGAAATTctaatgtttttcttctttattacaGTTAGCAAACATGTCAGCTACAATGCAATCACAGTCACTTATGCCACGAGTgcaggttaattttttttttttgtgttattattattattaatcttgttTTGTTTCACTGGCACCACTCTCCTTTGGCTGTTTCATTggttattgtaaaaaaaaatattaacgaCAGAGAAATGCAGGGTTCTTGATGATTAATTAGGTTAGAATTTTGTAGTTTCAAAGAATGTGAATCACTCAAAAATACCTGTTCTTTTAGCATATTGGgatgattttgattttggtaTTATACGTGATGTTAACTgctgtttctttctttcttcccgTCTACAACACCAGTTTGGCTTATCTGGTGCACTTCCTCAAAGGAACCATTCTTCGCAAATGCTAAATGATCAAAGTAAGTGAAACATGTCCTTCTTGTATACTTGATATTTATtcttaattatcaaaatggTCCAAAGGCGATAACCACCATCATTAGAAGAACAATGTCCAATgtgtctttttttaattatttttttaactgcTTTTTAACAAAACCTATTAATACTTTTGCGCTATCTTGAGTTGAAATTTACTGATTTTAGTGCATTGCTGTGATTGAGGATATTGATCGGATCGGATCAAACAACAAGAGTTTATCATGTTATTCTTGTGCAGTGTTCGGCGTGGGTGGCTCGAACAATGCTAGTATGGTAGCAATGCAACAACAGCAACATGGTATTCAAGGTGGATATGGTAACATGAATCTTCAGGCAAACACTCAGAACCTTCAAGCTGGTATGGTTGGTCTCCCAAATGCTTCCCAGAACCCGAATTTTCCTCAACAGAGACAGCAAAACCAGCAATGAATTTACCAAATTAGAGAAGAATATAAGTGCTTGTTTGTTATGACTGGAAATTTTAACTGGTTTTATTTGTGTAAAAGAATtgaatttctcttttttgttcttgCTATGGATTGTTCAaatggaaaattttattattataaactgTTTTTGGGTCAGGGACAAGTATGTAATTATAAAGAATTCAGGGGGGTTGCTGCATGAGGACTTATAAAGAAAAGGGAATTTTTAGGTTTCTCAGGGACCTGATGGTAATTTGGCTGCTAGTATTGATACTGGTGGGggtctctcttttgttttcgtttctctcagagagagagagagagggagagagggcATCGACGGCGCGGCCATGGCGGACGAGGCCGGAGGAGGGCGTTCTGCGATTCAGGGAGAGATCTCGGAGAGGTCTCAGGTGCGTGTGTGCTTGTTTCTCTTTGAAATTTTATCGATCTATTCGCCTTCCATCTCTGGCGGATCAGAAGGATCTAATCCGTtctaggtttagggtttttatcACTTTggcttgtttctttttctgttcTTGTGTTCTTGTCTTGATTCGTGGAGTTTGTAATTGATGATGATTTGTTgcctgaattttttttgttttcgtgTGTCACGCTATGATTGCAGTTGTGCTTCGGTGTGGATGGATATTCTAGTTAGAAATgttagaattatttatttttatttggtgatTTGTGTTGTTTTCTGTCGGTCATGGTCTGTTTCCTGAGTTTTATTATTGGAATGGATCGGGTGCCTGCTGTGATGTGAGATTGGTGACAAAGTAAACACCGAAATGAGGGTTGTATGCATTCGTGTTTATGTTTTGTTGTCTCTCTGTTTGGAGTGCAAGAGAGGCGAGAGTTGATTTCTCGTGTTGCGTGATATAATTATTGTCATGAGCTTGTGATTGCCCGACAAATTTAGGTGGTGATTTTAGTAATAAAGTTTGGATCTTGAGTATGTTTCACAGAAGTTGATGGTTGATTTTGGAGTCTTCTAAGTGATCATTTAGATTCCATGTTATTTCATCTTGCCATGCTACTTAACTATATCTTTCAGTAGGTTTTGGATGTTGTGTGTTGCAACTGCTCAATCTGTTTCTTCttatgagttttatttttttcggtCTATTTTATGCTAATGGTTGTTTCCTTCTGTCTGTATGTTTAGGATCAAAATGCCTCTGGTACCCAGAATTCGCCAAGTGCTGCATTTCAGATGTTCCCAGCCACATTCCCTTGCCTCCTACCAGGACTTTTTCCTCAGGCTAGCTCTGAACAAGAGGATCATGGGCCTGGGATTTATGCTGTACCTGTCAATCCATACATGGGACCAATGGCTGGGTTTCCACCAAATACTCTTATTCCTCTAACCTATAATATCCCTAGGTAAGCTGTTGAAcctaagtgtgtgtgtgggtgtgtgTATGTGGCTCAGTGGGAGGAGGTTACCTTGGTGTAGCAACTACTAGATAGAATAAGTGCATGGACTAatgtttgcttgtttttttttttgtctgtcAAGAGTCTACTTTTAAATAGACTGCTTTCCAAGTTCTATAACTTTTGAATTTTGCATAATTCTTAAAATAAGATGCTGTACTCTCATTATGTTGTGTATGAAGTTTAAATAACCTAGAGTTCGATGAATTTACACATGTTTTCGTAACAAGTGTTTTTTGCTCACTATTAGGAGAACAGATTCTGCTGGAACTGCAGCTGGAGAGAATGGGCAAGTGAGGCCACAGCTTGGACGGCAAAGACAAGTGGTTGACAGACGTTTTCACTTTGCATTCCAGCTTGACTTGGCGCTCCTACTAAAATTAGCTGCAATGGTTTTCCTTTTTGGCCATGAAGGATCAAGACAAAGGCTCATTCTTCTTGTGTTGTTTGCCTTGCTGATGTATCTGTGAGTGcttatttctttcttctctagGTCACTCCTTCTGCATGATTTATATTACTACATTATTCCACCTTTTTTATAGTCTTAACTAATTTCTAAGCAAATATTAACAATCTCATAATATCTTGTTTGTCAACTTTGAGTTCATTTGTACATGAACACTTCCCTTGCTTCTTCTTTGTGCTTGTTTCTGTTTTATGTACATGTTTTCGTTGCGTCATctggttttatatattttgcagTTATCAGACTGGAGTTCTTCGCCCCCTTGTAAGATGGGTCCGACAGGGGGCTGCTCCTCCCCAACCTAGGCCTGCAGTCCCACCAGAGAATGCCCCACGCCCAGAGCCTGATGAGAGAAATGAGCCTCGACCAGGTATTTTTCCTGATTATGACAAAATTGTCCTGTCCTGAGTGTTGATGTTGATCTTggttttacaataaaaattcaCCTGCATCACTGCAGTTATTAGTGTATCTAGGGCCAACCCAGATATTGTTTCTAAGCCGCCTTTGCTTCTTTTCGGCTTTGTTTCAAGTTGAAAGTTTTTCATGGGAATCTTCTTCCTGTTTTTTTTAAGCCATTGTTTGAACCGTCCTCTGTGGCAGGAGATATCATGCAACGTGCAATTATTTGATGCTGTAAATACCACATGTTTGAGAGATGTTTACATAATACGGGtttattcttctttcttttcttttggcaGAGGAAAACCCAAGAGTTGATAATCAAAACCAACCTCCTGAAGCAGAGAACCCGCCGGCTGCAAATGAGAACCTGCAGCCGCAGCCAGAGCCAGAGAGAAGGAATGGAATTGACTTGAGAGGATTCGCCAGGGAGATCCAAACATTTATCATTGGTTTCATTACTTCTCTTTTTCCAGggtttcatcatcatcacaatgaCTAGTTCTTGCTGTAGCTAGCTGTAGGTGATCAAATGGCAGGCAACAGCTTTATAGAAACTGAGAAATAGATCCGAAATTCAAGTTCTTTTCCGGTTAATGAGACTTAATAACAGAAATCTATCTTCACCCGTATACATTGTAGCTTTACTGATTGTGGATGAGTTTTCAATTGCAATGTTGCTTTTCTCGATTAAGGTTCTCTTCTTTAAGTTTTGCAGTGATATTGTTTGTAAAAGCAAAGTATAGCTAGATGCATCTCCACTATACTAAGAGATCCATTCCATTTTAAacgatgaaataaaaaaaatgaaattatcatGCGAGTACCAAGTTACCAACACATGATTTTCTTGTTGAAATGCAATATCAGCAACAAATAACAGCTTCAAAATGTATTTGTACAGCTCTAAAGTGTGAATTGGCGCTTAAATCTGTGAAAACAGATACATTTGATCAATTAAGGCTATAGAAAACAATGACAGTAGCAAACCATCCCTAAAATCTTGATAACCTCTTCCTTTTACGAGTCTTTTTCCGGGAAGCTGTCTTTTTTTTAGCAGCATTTTCAGTTAACTGTTCAATCGATAGTGCAGTAGTACCAGATGGCTTGCCAACCGATGTTCTTCTCTTCCGGCACACCCACTTTACTGGCAACTGTTTTACTACACGAGTGATATCATCAGTAGTAGTTAGTTCAACCAATCTCACAATTTTTTCCTGCACTTGAGTGGCCCAAGCCATCGACTGATCAAGAGCAACCGAATCATCCAATGGTTTTCTCCACAAATTAAGCAGAATTTCTTGGAAGGCTAGGTACGACAATGACGGCCGGTAGTCTTTGAGATTTTCACTTACCATGTTAACCTTTATGACATGTTTGCATAGATTACCTTGCGTGGACCAGGAACAGTCACAGAATGCAAACTCCGACCCTGGATTCCATACAATTCTTGTCTGGCTGTTGTCTTTCTGGCTTAAAACCTTTGCATAGAGATGCTTTCGATCATCAAATATCACAGCATTGTCGGGAATTTGTAACGCCCTGTGCCATGACGTGGATGAAACGTACTCATCTTTCACTTCTTGGAAAGATCCACTTTCATCTGCATAGAGATCTAGCCAATAACTGGAATGTAACTCAGTTGTCAGCTTGTGCACTAACCAATCAACACGCTGCAATGCCCCAAGCTGTGAGTCATCATATATTTTTGGCTTGAGTTTCACATGATATCCTTCGATTGCGCCCGATGACTCTTGGCTCGCTAAGGGGAGATTTTTCACAGTTGAAAGCCACATCTCTGTCACAAATAATTGAAGAATTGATGAATATTAAGATCATAGAGAGAAACAATTGTTAGACTGAGATTATATCATCTCACCGAGTTTTGGCATCCAAAATGCCTTGAAGTACTGCAGGAAGGAAATTTGGTCAATGAAATCTTGCAGAAATTCTTCCAGAGCTTCCTTGGAATCTTTTCTGGTCCAGATGGTGTAAATTATTTCCCCGAGCCGTTTGAAAATCTCTCGCTGAACTTGAGTGTTACTGCATCTCTTGACAACATTTCTTAGCCATGATCTTCGAACCCGCcataaagagaaaagaatagaGCAACCAAACGCATCCCTAAACATACAGTGTACAGGTTAAGTTGGCATAAGGAATGTTCCATTGTTGAGGATTGAGATATAAATTCAGAGATAAAAACCATGCCTGATTGGATCAGTTTCTAAAGCAGGGTCATCTATTATAAACCCGCTAATCCTCCAACATGAATCCACTGAATGAATTCTATTTACAAGGGCTTTCATCCATTTAGTGACATCTTCCTTGGTGATGGTCCGAGTTATGACCCATGCAACAGGAAGGGCATGCTG from Dioscorea cayenensis subsp. rotundata cultivar TDr96_F1 chromosome 9, TDr96_F1_v2_PseudoChromosome.rev07_lg8_w22 25.fasta, whole genome shotgun sequence includes these protein-coding regions:
- the LOC120269432 gene encoding uncharacterized protein LOC120269432 — translated: MADEAGGGRSAIQGEISERSQDQNASGTQNSPSAAFQMFPATFPCLLPGLFPQASSEQEDHGPGIYAVPVNPYMGPMAGFPPNTLIPLTYNIPRRTDSAGTAAGENGQVRPQLGRQRQVVDRRFHFAFQLDLALLLKLAAMVFLFGHEGSRQRLILLVLFALLMYLYQTGVLRPLVRWVRQGAAPPQPRPAVPPENAPRPEPDERNEPRPEENPRVDNQNQPPEAENPPAANENLQPQPEPERRNGIDLRGFAREIQTFIIGFITSLFPGFHHHHND
- the LOC120269430 gene encoding uncharacterized protein LOC120269430; translated protein: MEIKDSIDDIPVQDPADEEFSAADLTWTKVGNEHHVDDVALIPYARVNDFINGECSIAECPTRFHIEKGRKRERGSLKEYKSDEYLMYRLYWCSFGPENYGEGGTILPSRRYRLNTRNRAARPQSMRGCTCHFTIKRLYTRPSVALIIYHERRHINKSGFICHGPLDRDAIGPGAKKIPYICSEIQQQTMSLIYLGVPEENVLQTHIEGIQRYCGSDAKVNTLASQYIQKLGMIIKRSTHELDLDDQASIRLWVERNKKSVFFYQDSSETDPFILGIQTEWQLQQMIRFGHHSILAADSSFGISKLKYPLYTLLAFDSRQHALPVAWVITRTITKEDVTKWMKALVNRIHSVDSCWRISGFIIDDPALETDPIRDAFGCSILFSLWRVRRSWLRNVVKRCSNTQVQREIFKRLGEIIYTIWTRKDSKEALEEFLQDFIDQISFLQYFKAFWMPKLEMWLSTVKNLPLASQESSGAIEGYHVKLKPKIYDDSQLGALQRVDWLVHKLTTELHSSYWLDLYADESGSFQEVKDEYVSSTSWHRALQIPDNAVIFDDRKHLYAKVLSQKDNSQTRIVWNPGSEFAFCDCSWSTQGNLCKHVIKVNMVSENLKDYRPSLSYLAFQEILLNLWRKPLDDSVALDQSMAWATQVQEKIVRLVELTTTDDITRVVKQLPVKWVCRKRRTSVGKPSGTTALSIEQLTENAAKKKTASRKKTRKRKRLSRF